Proteins found in one Macrobrachium nipponense isolate FS-2020 chromosome 4, ASM1510439v2, whole genome shotgun sequence genomic segment:
- the LOC135211413 gene encoding uncharacterized protein LOC135211413, which yields MEKQNRGPITNVANATLRTAEATKVSKATVERISKEARESQELYGNPVFNLKKRKRSKPVTGLDDFDKCLLRRIILQFYERKEIPTINKVLSEMRERTGFKGGRESLRKIVKEIGFQYAKLDGRKFLMERYDVQCLRTRFLEKMQNVRENGRNVIYLDETWVNQNYTVGKCWKDNKCENASGIKVPSGKGGRLIILHAGSAEGFIPNAELTFTAKNDGDYHRQMNHEVFEEWFRCQLLPNIPPTSIIVMDNAPYHSRKVDRLPTMSSKKAVITEWLISKGAKPTEKMLKGQLLEMVKVYSVKIKNTYVVDKIAAENGHEIIRLPPYHCQYNPIEQLIWGQVKSFIAKRNDFKMANLSELTKEALDTVPPENWENAVRHAEQLQVEDAAKDILIDKYIDSFIVSLDSSDEESSDEESS from the coding sequence ATGgagaaacagaacagaggacccaTTACTAATGTTGCAAATGCAACTCTTCGTACAGCTGAGGCAACAAAAGTTAGTAAAGCTACAGTTGAACGAATAAGTAAAGAAGCACGAGAGTCGCAAGAATTATATGGTAACCCAGTTTTCAatttaaagaagaggaaaagatcgAAACCTGTGACTGGTTTGGATGACTTTGACAAATGTTTGCTTCGTCGGATAATTCTCCAATTTTATGAGAGGAAAGAAATTCCAACCATTAATAAAGTGTTGTCTGAAATGAGGGAAAGAACAGGATTCAAAGGGGGTAGAGAATCTTtaagaaaaattgtgaaagaaaTTGGTTTCCAGTACGCAAAACTCGATGGTAGGAAATTTTTGATGGAACGATATGATGTGCAGTGCTTGCGAACAAGATTcctagaaaaaatgcaaaacgtcAGGGAGAACGGACGAAATGTAATTTATCTGGATGAGACTTGGGTTAATCAAAATTACACTGTAGGAAAAtgctggaaagataataaatgcGAGAATGCTTCTGGAATTAAAGTGCCGTCAGGAAAAGGTGGCCGACTTATAATTCTGCATGCAGGCTCTGCAGAAGGCTTCATTCCAAACGCTGAGCTCACATTCACTGCAAAGAATGACGGTGATTATCACCGTCAAATGAATCACGAAGTGTTTGAAGAATGGTTTCGTTGCCAGTTGCTCCCAAACATACCGCCAACTTCAATTATTGTGATGGATAATGCTCCTTATCATTCAAGGAAAGTAGATAGACTACCAACGATGTCAAGCAAAAAGGCGGTCATTACAGAATGGCTCATCTCTAAAGGTGCGAAACCAACAGAGAAAATGTTGAAGGGTCAACTTTTAGAGATGGTAAAGGTGTACtccgttaaaataaaaaacacttatgTCGTAGATAAAATTGCAGCAGAAAATGGACATGAAATTATTCGGCTTCCTCCCTACCACTGCCAATACAACCCAATAGAACAACTAATTTGGGGCCAAGTGAAAAGTTTCATAGCGAAACGAAACGATTTTAAGATGGCAAACCTGTCGGAACTTACTAAAGAAGCTCTGGATACTGTGCCACCTGAAAATTGGGAAAATGCCGTAAGACATGCCGAGCAATTGCAAGTGGAAGATGCAGCAAAAGATATcttgattgataaatatattgattcatttattgtaaGTCTTGACTCTTCTGATGAGGAATCTTCTGATGAGGAGTCCTCTTaa